The sequence below is a genomic window from Thalassobaculum sp. OXR-137.
AGAAAGACGATGGCGGCGTACATCGGCTCAGCCCTTCATCAGATTGATGTCGTCGACCGCGATGGAGCCGCGGTTGCGGAAGAACACCACCAGGATGGCGAGCCCGATGGCCGCCTCGGCCGCGGCGACCGTCAGCACGAACACGGCGAAGACCTGGCCGACCAGATCGCCGAGATGGGTGGAGAACGCCACGAAGTTGATGTTGACGGCGAGCAGCATGAGCTCGACCGACATCAGGATGATGATCACGTTCTTCCGGTTCAGGAAAATGCCGAAGATCCCCAGGGTGAACAGGATCGCGGCGACCGTGAGGTAATGGCCCAGAGCGATTTCCATCTCAGACCCCTCCCCCGCGGGTCACCTTCACGACCTCGACGACATCCTCGGGACGGCGCAGGTTCTGCTTGTCGATCGACTGGCGCTTGACGTCCGGACGGTGGCGCAGGGTCAGCACGATGGCGCCGATCATGGCGACCAGCAGCACGATACCCGCGGTCTGGAAGGCCAGAACGTAGTGGGTGTAGATCACCTGGCCGATGGCCTCGGTGTTCGTCACTTCGGCCGGGATCGGCGAGGCGGCGACGACCGCAACCTCGGGCGCGAAGCTCCACACCCCGACCACCAGGATCAGCTCGGCCAGCAGCACCAGGCCGATCAGCCCGCCGACCGGCAGATAGCGCGCGAAGCCCTGGCGCAACTCGACGAAGTTGATGTCGAGCATCATGACCACGAACAGGAACAGCACGGCGACGGCGCCGACATAGACGACGACCAGGATCATCGCCAGGAACTCCGCGCCCATCAGGACGAAGAGGCCCGCGGCATTGAAGAACGCCAGGATCAGGAACAGCACCGAATGCACCGGATTGCGCGATGTGACGACCATCACGCCCGATGCGACCGCCACGAAGGCGAACAGGTAGAAGACTAAGGCCTGTAGAGCCATGCCGATCCCTTTCCCCGGTCTTTCGACCCGTCACCGATCAAATACAATCGGTTATCCCGCATTCCTAAACCGAAACCTAAACCCGAGCGCCGCGCAATCAGCGGTACGGCGCGTCGGCCGTCAGGTTCCGGCTGATCTCGACTTCCCAGCGGTCGCCGTTCGCGAGCAGCTTGTCCTTGTTGTAGAACAGCTCCTCGCGGGTCTCCGTCGCGAACTCGAAATTCGGACCCTCGACGATGGCGTCCACCGGGCAGGCTTCCTGGCAGAAGCCGCAGTAGATGCATTTCGTCATGTCGATGTCGTAGCGCGTCGTGCGGCGCGACCCGTCGGCGCGCGGCTCGGCCTCGATGGTGATGGCCTGGGCGGGGCAGATCGCCTCGCACAGCTTGCACGCGATGCAGCGCTCTTCGCCGTTCGGATAGCGGCGCAGCGCGTGCTCGCCCCGGAAGCGCGGGCTGAGCGGCCCCTTCTCGTAGGGGTAGTTCAGCGTCACCTTGGGACGGAAGAAGTACTTCAGCGTCAGCGCCATGCCGCTGACCAGCTCGGTCAGCAGCATGCTCTTGGCGCGGTATTGGACGGAAGCCATGGCTCAGCCTCTTCCTTTCCTCACGGAACCCAGTCGAAGGTCACCAGCACGCCGGCCGTGATCACCACCCACAGCAGCGACAGCGGCAGGAAGACCTTCCAACCGAGACGCATGAGCTGGTCGTAGCGATAGCGCGGGAACGTGGCGCGGACCCACAAGAAGACGAACAGGACCAGGGAGATCTTCAGGATGAACCAGATCGGTCCCGGGACCCAGTTGAACGGGGCGACGTCGAACGGCGCCAGCCAGCCGCCCAGGAACAGCACCACGGTGATGCCGCTCATCAGGATCATGTTGGCGTATTCGCCGAGGAAGAAGAGCGCGAAGCTCATCGACGAGTATTCGACGAAGTAGCCGGCCACCAGCTCCGACTCGCCTTCCGGCAGGTCGAACGGCGCGCGGTTGGTCTCGGCCAGGGCCGAGATGAAGAACACCACGAACATCGGCAGCAGCGGAATGGCGAACCACACGGTACGCTGCGCCTCGACGATGGCGGTCAGGTTCAGCGAGCCGACGCAGAGCAGCACGGTGATGATCACGAAGCCGATGGAGACCTCGTAGGAGACCATCTGGGCGGCCGAGCGCAGGGCGCCGAGGAAGGCGTATTTCGAGTTCGAGGCCCAGCCCGACATGATCACGCCGTAGACGCCGAGCGAGCTGATCGCGAACAGGTAGAGCACGCCGACATTGATGTCGGCCAGCACCATGCCCTCGCCGAACGGGATCACCGCCCAGGCGATCAGGCTGAGGATGAAGGTCAGCATCGGCGCCAGGATGAAGATCACCTTGTTGGCGCCGGCCGGAAGGATCGTCTCCTTCGACATCAGCTTCAGCGCGTCGGCGAACGGCTGGAACAGGCCGAACGGCCCGACCACGTTCGGTCCCTTGCGCAGCTGAATGGCGCCGATCACCTTGCGTTCGAAGTAGGTGAGATAGGCGACCGCGACCAGCAGCGGCACCACGACGGCCAGGATCTGGGCGACGATGATCGCGCCCGGGATCACGTATGTATCGACAAACTCCATTACCCGCGCCCTGCCCCGCCGCTTATCCGTTGGTTCCGGTCGCCGCGCCGGCGCGCTTCGGCAGCACGAAGGCTTCCGTGCACTCGGCCATCGTCTTCGACGCGCGGCTGATCGGGTCGGTCATGTAGAAGTTATCGACCGGATACGCAAACGGCGTGTCGTCGGTCGCACCGGCGGCGCCGAACGCGCCCCACTCGGCCGGCTCGATCGTGTCGATCGCCGCGAAGGTCGGATGGTCGGCCCGCAGGGCGGAACGGACATCCTCCAGCGTGGTGAAGGGCAGCGTCTTGCCGACCGCTTCGGACAGCGCGCGCAGGATCTTCCAGTCCTCCCGCGCCTCGCCCGGCGGGAACGTCGCGGCGACGCCGAGCTGCATCCGGCCCTCGGTGTTGACGTAGAGGCCGTCCTTCTCGGTATAGGCCGCCCCCGGCAGGATGACGTCGGCGCCATGGGCACCGTTGTCGCCGTGATGGCCCTGATAGACCACGAAGGCGTCGCCGAAATCGCTGTCGACCTCGTCGGCGGCCAGCAGATAGACCAGCTTCACCGCACCCGACGTCGCCCCTTCGACGATGCCGGCCACGTCGCGGCCGCCCTCGCCCGGCAGGAAGCCCATGTCCAGGCCCGCGACCCGGGAGGCGGCGGTGTGCAGGACGTTGAAGCCGTTCCAGCCGGCGATCTCGTTGCCTTCCTCGTCTTCCGAGGCGGCCACGATCATGCCGGTGTCGTCGGCGATCTTGCGGGCGGCGGCGAGCACGGCGGCACCGTCCTCGCGGGCCAGCGCGCCCATGCCGACGATGATCATCGGCCGCTTGGCGTCCTTCAGCAGCTTG
It includes:
- the nuoK gene encoding NADH-quinone oxidoreductase subunit NuoK codes for the protein MEIALGHYLTVAAILFTLGIFGIFLNRKNVIIILMSVELMLLAVNINFVAFSTHLGDLVGQVFAVFVLTVAAAEAAIGLAILVVFFRNRGSIAVDDINLMKG
- a CDS encoding NADH-quinone oxidoreductase subunit J yields the protein MALQALVFYLFAFVAVASGVMVVTSRNPVHSVLFLILAFFNAAGLFVLMGAEFLAMILVVVYVGAVAVLFLFVVMMLDINFVELRQGFARYLPVGGLIGLVLLAELILVVGVWSFAPEVAVVAASPIPAEVTNTEAIGQVIYTHYVLAFQTAGIVLLVAMIGAIVLTLRHRPDVKRQSIDKQNLRRPEDVVEVVKVTRGGGV
- the nuoI gene encoding NADH-quinone oxidoreductase subunit NuoI, which produces MASVQYRAKSMLLTELVSGMALTLKYFFRPKVTLNYPYEKGPLSPRFRGEHALRRYPNGEERCIACKLCEAICPAQAITIEAEPRADGSRRTTRYDIDMTKCIYCGFCQEACPVDAIVEGPNFEFATETREELFYNKDKLLANGDRWEVEISRNLTADAPYR
- the nuoH gene encoding NADH-quinone oxidoreductase subunit NuoH, with the translated sequence MEFVDTYVIPGAIIVAQILAVVVPLLVAVAYLTYFERKVIGAIQLRKGPNVVGPFGLFQPFADALKLMSKETILPAGANKVIFILAPMLTFILSLIAWAVIPFGEGMVLADINVGVLYLFAISSLGVYGVIMSGWASNSKYAFLGALRSAAQMVSYEVSIGFVIITVLLCVGSLNLTAIVEAQRTVWFAIPLLPMFVVFFISALAETNRAPFDLPEGESELVAGYFVEYSSMSFALFFLGEYANMILMSGITVVLFLGGWLAPFDVAPFNWVPGPIWFILKISLVLFVFLWVRATFPRYRYDQLMRLGWKVFLPLSLLWVVITAGVLVTFDWVP